A stretch of DNA from Apis cerana isolate GH-2021 linkage group LG8, AcerK_1.0, whole genome shotgun sequence:
ACGCGTGATGCTTAAAGTCgtatcgtttttatttaaaaatttcctacAAGCGCGTATTACTTGATAGgttcgaaatttataattggtaTGTGGTATgacatgttaaaaaaaaatcaaaaaataaaaaaaagtatgttAATAGCACGATTAATGAGTGAGAGTGCGTATATGTGTATGattcaatcaattataatagataaaaatcgtATGTGATTGTCGAGGCCTGGTGTATCTGGTTGCAGAATATTGATGGCTTAATGATGGCTCGTCAGTATGATACGAGCAAACACAATGAATGCTACCGTCCTATACCGGTTCATACGCCGAGTAATCGACGGGTACCTGTGGCGAAACCTTATATCAACTTAAATACATCTGAAGCTGCTAATACACCTAGATACGATTCGGAGTATGATTATAAAACCACGCATTATCCGTCGTATCCTCCCAATTATCCGTACGACgataacaataaatacaaatatgaaGGCCAAAACTATAATACGTATGAGAAACCTAGTTACCCATCTTACGAGGATCCTGGGTATGACACACGTAATTATATGGTTCAACATACAACTGCAGCACCCCCGAATCCCAGCGCTACCTATCCGTCCGATACAGAATACACAAGATACACCAATTATGAAGGACGTGCTGTGTACCCAGTGATGGAAAATCCGGATTACACGGAGAAAGTGAGATACAATTATGGTTATGATCGAAACTATTACGAGGCGGACGGTCGTTACGCGTCCACAGACTGTAGATACACACTGGATGTCCGATATCCAGATACTAGACACGCGGACAATCGAATTCAAGCTGATAGTAGAGAGGCTGATTGTAGATATCCGGTGGACAATCGTGATATGGATAGAAGATACGTGGTTGATGGTAGAGATCCAGATGGCAGGTACGCTATCGAGAACAGAGAAGTAGATGCTAGATATCCACCGGATGCGAAGGAAGTGGATGCCAGGTTTGCGGATACACCAAGATATCCGGCTAAAGAGAATTATTACGATCGTTATTACAAGCACCGTCCATCGAGGGATCACCATGTCTCGGATACGTCAAGATACTGATGAGTCTTGTTACTATCGTTAAATACATATGTCACGTTTCAAcgggaataaatttaaataagtttaatataacGCTCATATAACATCTATCTTATATACGAGGCATctttaaaggataaaaaatctaacaatatttgcttcgtgaaatttttattaattctcaatTATTCTGTatcttatatttgtttttccttttttgaatCGTACGcattgtatgtatatgtattattatgaaaCGATGagcattattaagaaatttatgagtatatataatttttcaatgagaacaaaataattaaaaatatatcatagttcataaatgattttattctgaaatcgataaatgatcatttaatatataatgatcattaatatattgttgaaATGTACATTCCCTTTGATTCGTGATCTTTGTtgcagatatttaaaaaaaaaaaacaaaaaaaaacaaaaaaaaaagtaaaaaaatttcgttgtCTACTAgcaataatttcgaataactgtctacattttaatatcaacTATTGCGCTAATCAGTTTaagataatgtaatatatagcatgaaattttacatcgaatatatacAGAGAAAAAGGACATTATACGGATTTTGTGCATGAATTTTAAAGAGGCCATAGTGCTTAagtgttatatatttacatattatatatatatatatatatatatatatatatatatatatgtatttatggaGATAAAAACTGTAAATTGACAAGGCGAtactttttttctgaaattgtTAGCTAGACATGtatatcaaaaagaattttctataaaacttGACAGTGCAgattaattcaattcttttctttcttgttcaattcatttttaaacagaataaatgaatatttatttttatagatttcaatgatattttaatttgaagaaatataaaaaactgcTTATaacaaagttatttaaaacgtCCAAATGAATCAATATATGCTTGATCATTCTTTTTGATaagtaaaataacaataatgtgCACTGTATGCAAGTTTTAATggataaaacaaaacaaaaaaaaaaaagaaaagaaaaaagaacaaaaaattacCAAAAACCTGTGAAAATCTGTTGTACATGATTGATTGATTGTGCGTTTGTGCGTAGGAGGGAATGATTCAGCAAGTACCCTGCAAGGTATTCGTGGGACGCTGTACAGAAGACCTAACTGCTGATGATCTGCGCGACTATTTCTCCAAATATGGCGAAGTGACGGACGTGTTCATCCCAAAACCTTTCCGTGCATTTTCATTTGTTACTTTCTTAGATCCCGAGGTAGCCCAGTCCCTGTGCGGCGAGGATCACATTATTAAAGGAGTGTCTGTACACGTGTCGAATGCTGCGCCTAAATCTGAGGGGAACaataagaatttcaataatcaagTGAACTCGAATATGCGTAGAGGCGCCCCAGGTCCCGTCGAGAATAACGTGCAGGGAAACTATCAGGGTAACCGATACATGGGCCATTCAGGTAATAATATGGGTCCAAATGGGTGGAACAATCCAGGGAATCGAGGCAATTTGGATATGCCTAACCTTCAAGCATTGGGCATTACTGGGCAGAATaatggcggcggcggcggtggtggtATGTCGAATCCACTGGCAATGGGAGGTCTGAATTTATCTGCATTACCAGTCAACCCGGCTCTGGTTGCAGCTGCATTGAACCAAGCATCTTGGGGTTTGATCGGTAACTTGCAGAATCAGGGAAACGATCAGGGCTATTCGAACCAGCCTGGCCCACCTGGTCAGCCACCTTCAGGCAACAATAGTATCGGTAACAGTGGAAACTCTGGCTTTCTCAGTTGGATGAATCAAGGGGGTGGTGATGGTAATACTGGCAATCCTGGAACAGGTGGTCCAGGCCCGAATAATCCGAACGCATCCCAAGGTGCTTGGCAGAATCATCCTGGACAGCGTGATCAGAAATCGAACACCTTTCTCAAGTACGAATAAGCAGCATGGAGGGTCCCAGTGTA
This window harbors:
- the LOC107992606 gene encoding TAR DNA-binding protein 43 isoform X3; translation: MSSYIQVAEDEGDEPIELPTEDDSTLLLTTVTAQFPGTCGLKYRNPESRTMRGIRLVDGRLHPPENGWGKAIYFCVFPKAKTKRMETKLRCTDLIVLGLPWKTTEQNLREYFETFGEVLMAQVKKDAKSGQSKGFGFIRFGSYESQLRCLAQRHMIDGRWCDVKVPNSKEGMIQQVPCKVFVGRCTEDLTADDLRDYFSKYGEVTDVFIPKPFRAFSFVTFLDPEVAQSLCGEDHIIKGVSVHVSNAAPKSEGNNKNFNNQVNSNMRRGAPGPVENNVQGNYQGNRYMGHSGNNMGPNGWNNPGNRGNLDMPNLQALGITGQNNGGGGGGGMSNPLAMGGLNLSALPVNPALVAAALNQASWGLIGNLQNQGNDQGYSNQPGPPGQPPSGNNSIGNSGNSGFLSWMNQGGGDGNTGNPGTGGPGPNNPNASQGAWQNHPGQRDQKSNTFLKYE
- the LOC107992606 gene encoding TAR DNA-binding protein 43 isoform X5, with amino-acid sequence MSSYIQVAEDEGDEPIELPTEDDSTLLLTTVTAQFPGTCGLKYRNPESRTMRGIRLVDGRLHPPENGWGKAIYFCVFPKENKRKSDDNLENSTAKTKRMETKLRCTDLIVLGLPWKTTEQNLREYFETFGEVLMAQVKKDAKSGQSKGFGFIRFGSYESQLRCLAQRHMIDGRWCDVKVPNSKEGMIQQVPCKVFVGRCTEDLTADDLRDYFSKYGEVTDVFIPKPFRAFSFVTFLDPEVAQSLCGEDHIIKGVSVHVSNAAPKSEGNNKNFNNQVNSNMRRGAPGPVENNVQGNYQGNRYMGHSGNNMGPNGWNNPGNRGNLDMPNLQALGITGQNNGGGGGGGMSNPLAMGGLNLSALPVNPALVAAALNQASWGLIGNLQNQGNDQGYSNQPGPPGQPPSGNNSIGGPGPNNPNASQGAWQNHPGQRDQKSNTFLKYE
- the LOC107992606 gene encoding TAR DNA-binding protein 43 isoform X1, whose translation is MSSYIQVAEDEGDEPIELPTEDDSTLLLTTVTAQFPGTCGLKYRNPESRTMRGIRLVDGRLHPPENGWGKAIYFCVFPKENKRKSDDNLENSTAKTKRMETKLRCTDLIVLGLPWKTTEQNLREYFETFGEVLMAQVKKDAKSGQSKGFGFIRFGSYESQLRCLAQRHMIDGRWCDVKVPNSKEGMIQQVPCKVFVGRCTEDLTADDLRDYFSKYGEVTDVFIPKPFRAFSFVTFLDPEVAQSLCGEDHIIKGVSVHVSNAAPKSEGNNKNFNNQVNSNMRRGAPGPVENNVQGNYQGNRYMGHSGNNMGPNGWNNPGNRGNLDMPNLQALGITGQNNGGGGGGGMSNPLAMGGLNLSALPVNPALVAAALNQASWGLIGNLQNQGNDQGYSNQPGPPGQPPSGNNSIGNSGNSGFLSWMNQGGGDGNTGNPGTGGPGPNNPNASQGAWQNHPGQRDQKSNTFLKYE
- the LOC107992606 gene encoding uncharacterized protein LOC107992606 isoform X2 — translated: MSSYIQVAEDEGDEPIELPTEDDSTLLLTTVTAQFPGTCGLKYRNPESRTMRGIRLVDGRLHPPENGWGKAIYFCVFPKENKRKSDDNLENSTAKTKRMETKLRCTDLIVLGLPWKTTEQNLREYFETFGEVLMAQVKKDAKSGQSKGFGFIRFGSYESQLRCLAQRHMIDGRWCDVKVPNSKNIDGLMMARQYDTSKHNECYRPIPVHTPSNRRVPVAKPYINLNTSEAANTPRYDSEYDYKTTHYPSYPPNYPYDDNNKYKYEGQNYNTYEKPSYPSYEDPGYDTRNYMVQHTTAAPPNPSATYPSDTEYTRYTNYEGRAVYPVMENPDYTEKVRYNYGYDRNYYEADGRYASTDCRYTLDVRYPDTRHADNRIQADSREADCRYPVDNRDMDRRYVVDGRDPDGRYAIENREVDARYPPDAKEVDARFADTPRYPAKENYYDRYYKHRPSRDHHVSDTSRY
- the LOC107992606 gene encoding uncharacterized protein LOC107992606 isoform X4, with protein sequence MSSYIQVAEDEGDEPIELPTEDDSTLLLTTVTAQFPGTCGLKYRNPESRTMRGIRLVDGRLHPPENGWGKAIYFCVFPKAKTKRMETKLRCTDLIVLGLPWKTTEQNLREYFETFGEVLMAQVKKDAKSGQSKGFGFIRFGSYESQLRCLAQRHMIDGRWCDVKVPNSKNIDGLMMARQYDTSKHNECYRPIPVHTPSNRRVPVAKPYINLNTSEAANTPRYDSEYDYKTTHYPSYPPNYPYDDNNKYKYEGQNYNTYEKPSYPSYEDPGYDTRNYMVQHTTAAPPNPSATYPSDTEYTRYTNYEGRAVYPVMENPDYTEKVRYNYGYDRNYYEADGRYASTDCRYTLDVRYPDTRHADNRIQADSREADCRYPVDNRDMDRRYVVDGRDPDGRYAIENREVDARYPPDAKEVDARFADTPRYPAKENYYDRYYKHRPSRDHHVSDTSRY
- the LOC107992606 gene encoding TAR DNA-binding protein 43 isoform X6, whose amino-acid sequence is MSSYIQVAEDEGDEPIELPTEDDSTLLLTTVTAQFPGTCGLKYRNPESRTMRGIRLVDGRLHPPENGWGKAIYFCVFPKAKTKRMETKLRCTDLIVLGLPWKTTEQNLREYFETFGEVLMAQVKKDAKSGQSKGFGFIRFGSYESQLRCLAQRHMIDGRWCDVKVPNSKEGMIQQVPCKVFVGRCTEDLTADDLRDYFSKYGEVTDVFIPKPFRAFSFVTFLDPEVAQSLCGEDHIIKGVSVHVSNAAPKSEGNNKNFNNQVNSNMRRGAPGPVENNVQGNYQGNRYMGHSGNNMGPNGWNNPGNRGNLDMPNLQALGITGQNNGGGGGGGMSNPLAMGGLNLSALPVNPALVAAALNQASWGLIGNLQNQGNDQGYSNQPGPPGQPPSGNNSIGGPGPNNPNASQGAWQNHPGQRDQKSNTFLKYE